A region of the Candidatus Rokuibacteriota bacterium genome:
GGGAGCTTGTTCTCGAGTGGGATCGCGCAGTCCTGGAACGAGAGCTCAGAGGTGATGGAGGCGCGCATCGAGAACTTTCCCGGGATCTCGAGGGTGGAGAAGCCCGGGGTCCCCTTCTCGACAAGGTAGCCGCCGATCTCGTTGGCTTCCTCCTTGGCCCAGACGACCGCGACGTCGGCGATGGAGCCGTTGGTGATCCAGAGCTTGGTGCCGTTCAGAACGTAGCGGTCACCCTTCCTGAGCGCCCGGGTCTTCATGGAGCCGGGATCCGAGCCGTGGTCGGGCTCGGTGAGGCCGAAGCAGCCGACGACCTCCCCTTTCTGGAGGCGGGGGAGCCACGTCTCCTTCTGCGCCTCCGAGCCGTACGAGTAGATCGGGTACATCACGAGCGCGCTCTGCACGGAGGCGCACGAGCGCAGCCCGGAGTCGCCCCGCTCGAGCTCCTGCATGATGAGGCCGTAGGCCACGTTCCCGAGGCCGGCGCAACCGTAGCCCTTGAGGGTCGCGCCGAAGACGCCCATCTCCCCGAGCTCGGGGATCAGGTGGGTCGGGAAGGTCCCCTCCCGGTGGTGCTTCTGGACGATGGGCAGGAACTCCGCCTCCACCCAGTCGCGCACGGCGTCGCGCACCATCCGCTCCTCCTCGCTGAGCAGCTCCTCGACCCCGCAGTAATCGAGACCGCGAAACTTTTCCATGGCGCGTCACCTCATTCCCGACTCGACGGGCCGGCGGCTCAGACGCTGGTCAGAAGCGCGAAGATGCGGCGGGCCAGCTCCTCGTGGTCCTCGACGTTGTGGGGAAAGAGCCCGAACGCTTTCTCGTCGACCAGGTCCACCGTGGTGAACACCCCGCCAACTGCGTAGGACCCGAGGCTCACCACCTGGAAGCACGACCGCCCGGGCTCCGGCCGCTCGCTGACGAAGACGAAGTAGAGGTTCGGCCACTTCTGGCGGGCCATCAGGAAGACCGACTTGTCGCCGCGCTGCTGCTCCACGGAGAGGTACTGCTCGATCGCGGGATGGTACTTCACCTCGATCAGGAACTCCATCGGGTCCCCGTCCTCGGCGATCCGCGCCGCGCGGAAATCGGGCGAGAAGTCCTCCCGACCGACCCGGAACGGGGGCGCGTCCTGGGTGAACCGGGTGATCCCGTAGCGCGCCCTCCGGAAGATCGACTCCACCAGGGCTTTCGCGATCCGTCGCTTGACTTCCAGGAGGTCCATGGCCGCTGCGGAAACCGCTCAGACGTTGGTGACGATGGACGGCGCGTCCTCTCCCAGGGCCCGCTCGAGGGCTTCGGCGAGGAGCTGGTCGTGCTCGTGGGTGGTGGCGAAGATCCGGCACTGGGCGACCTTCCCCGGCAGGTACTTGAACAGCTCGGTCAGGCGCTCCTTGGACACCCGCTTCGAGCCGGAGTCGTAGACGTAGATCTGCCGGTCTCCGAGCGCCAGCGGGTTGAGCGGGCGGGGGTCCTGGAGCGCCATGTCCACCCTGAAGGCGAGGTCCCTGAGCCGGGCCGGCAGGCACTTCCGCACCCGAGCCTCGACCTCATCGGCTTTCATGAAGCCGAGCCCGCGCTGCAGCTCGGCGATGTCCAGCACCACCTCGTGGGACATCCGCCACTTGAGCCGGCGGTCGAGGATCTGGCGCCACTCCTGGCCGAAGGCCTTGCGCTCGGGGTCGTCGGAATCGTGCCAGCGCCCGACCTCCTCCAGCAGCGTCCACTCGGTCAGGTGGAGGTAGGGGTGGAGCTCCTTCCTCAGGTCCCACGGGAAGACGATCTGCATCGTGTCGCGGAAGATCTCCTTCAGGTGGAGGTCGATCCCCCGCGTCGTGCGGTGGTAGTAGACGTTCGTG
Encoded here:
- a CDS encoding acyl-CoA dehydrogenase family protein, with the translated sequence MEKFRGLDYCGVEELLSEEERMVRDAVRDWVEAEFLPIVQKHHREGTFPTHLIPELGEMGVFGATLKGYGCAGLGNVAYGLIMQELERGDSGLRSCASVQSALVMYPIYSYGSEAQKETWLPRLQKGEVVGCFGLTEPDHGSDPGSMKTRALRKGDRYVLNGTKLWITNGSIADVAVVWAKEEANEIGGYLVEKGTPGFSTLEIPGKFSMRASITSELSFQDCAIPLENKLPGAKGLRGPLSCLSQARYGIAWGAIGAAMACYDWVLQYAQSRVQFGKPIASFQLVQRKLVWMLTEITKAQLLALQVGRLKDQDKARAQQISMAKMNNVWMALETARMARDIMGAAGIVDEHPVIRHMLNLETVYTYEGTHDIHTLILGRDITGLSAFGDE